The following DNA comes from Kitasatospora sp. NBC_01287.
GGCCCAACTGCCCAAGGCGCTGCGCGCCGCGGGTGTCCTCAAGATCGGCTCGAACCTCAACTACGCTCCGGTCGACTTCAAGGACCCGAGCACCGACCGTCCCAGCGGCCTGGACGTCGACCTGGCCGACGCCCTGGGCGGCTACCTGGGCATGAAGGTCCAGATCGTCGACGAGCCCTTCGCCCAGCTGATCCCGGATGTCCAGGCCGGCAGGCTGGACCTGGCCATGTCGGCCGTCATCGACACCCAGGAGCGGGAGCAGGGCCTGGACGACAACGGCACCCGGAGCAACCCCGGCGTCGACTTCGTGGACTACTTCGTCACCGGCACCTCGATCCTGGTGAAGGCGGGCAATCCGCTCTCGGTGCTCAACCTGGACGGCCTGTGCGGGCACACCGTCGCCCTGCAGAGCGGCACCGTCCAGGCCGAGATCGCCACCCGCCAGGTGTCCGCCTGCCAGCAGGCCGGC
Coding sequences within:
- a CDS encoding ABC transporter substrate-binding protein; the encoded protein is MRNRILVPALGISSLLLAGCATAPSAAVTSGPGLRAQLPKALRAAGVLKIGSNLNYAPVDFKDPSTDRPSGLDVDLADALGGYLGMKVQIVDEPFAQLIPDVQAGRLDLAMSAVIDTQEREQGLDDNGTRSNPGVDFVDYFVTGTSILVKAGNPLSVLNLDGLCGHTVALQSGTVQAEIATRQVSACQQAGKPLKIDQFATDAQALTEVDSGAAAADLNDYPVAAYNTEPDRGGGRFQVTGAVLQTSPYGITVNKANGTLRDVVSTALDQLIRTGAYDQILAKWNAKDGAVPAATVNGGF